The nucleotide window ATGCAGGTGCTGGTTTGGTTAGTTCCTACTGCCGGATTTAGGTTCGCGCTTGATGCCAGTGCCGGGCCCCGTTCAATTTCAGCGCCACGCCTCATCCAGCGCTGGCCTAAAACCCGGCGCCTACACTAAGATTAACCCGGTACTCGGCGGATTGCGGATTTAGGATCGCGTCGTAACTCAGGCGCACGGTCCACCCGGTGGGCAGCACCGCTGAGAGGCTCGCGCCCGGGTTAATATACTCACTTCCACCGGCCTGTGGGTTAACCCTAAAGGCGTCTCCACCGGCGGCCAAACGAGCGGTGATACTATTGGGGTTAAACGACTGACGGCTGGCACTCAGACTCAGATCGGGAATCCAGCCAATTTTATTGGCTACAAAGGGCCGACTTACATGAACCCCGAGCCTCGTGGTGAGTGAGTCGGCGTTTTGACGCCCGACGCGCAAGTCGGCGGCGGAACCGGTTTCGTCAAAGCCGTTGATGTGCGCGTGGTCGTAGGCCACCGAGGCGGTTGGCCCCATTATATAATTGCCCACTTTAAAGTCGTAGCCGGTGGACAACTGGCCGCCACAACTGAAACCCTGCGTTTCACCGCTGGCGGTTTGATTTAAAAAGGCGATTTTGCGCTTACTGTCATAGTCCGAAAAGCCGGCCGACACCGAGGTATTCATAAAAAACCCCGCGTTATGGTAATCGTGAAACAAGCCGACGCGGCTCGTTGTGGTGCGGGCGCTTCCGCTGTTGGCGGAGAAATCCGTGTCAGCCAAAGCCTGGCTGACCACCAGGCCTACCGTTTGGTTTTGGTTGATCGCGTAATCGACCCCGGCGGTGGCCGCACCGGTCTGCGAGAAGGAGCCGAGGCGATCGACCGAACCATCAACTGCGGCAAACGCACCCGTGGCGGAAGCAAAGTAACCGTAGCGCTTTTGGGGCTTAGCTTTGGCAACTCGATAATGCACGCCGTCTTCAATCACCGTTTCGACTTGGGCGGCTTCGGCTGCGGCGGGACGCGCCACGCCGTTGAGGCTGACCGAAGCGGGGCCGTAGCGGCGGATTTCCGCGCTGCGCTGCTGGAGGCTGGAATTGAGGATCGAGGCGGACTGGAAGGTGCTTGCGGCGAGGGCGGTGAGTTTTTCCGGGGTGAGCTGGTCGTAGGCCGTGCGCAGGCCGGCGGCGGTTTGGGTTTTCAGGCCGTTAAACAGGGTGGCGCGGTCGTCCATGGTGGTGCGCTGGTCGAGTTCAAACTTGAGTCCCAAATTGCGCAGGGATTGGAGCGCCGCGCCGACTTGGGTTTGGTTGGCGTTGAGGCCGGGCACTGCGGTGGCGTAGTCGGACGGGACGGCGTAGAGGTTAACGGCGGTGGCGGTGTATTCGGGCAGCCAGGTGATGCCGGCGGCATTGTCGTCGGGGTCGAACGTGTATGAGGTAAACTTCCCTGTCACCGCGCTGCCGGTGATCACGGCGTGAACAGCGCCGAGGGTCGGCACGTAGGCCGGCACACTCGAACCGGTGAAAATCGTCTGTCCGATTAAAGTGCCGCCGGTGAGAGTGACCGCGCCCGCTGAGATGACCTGATCGTGAAACCCGGCTCCGGTGCCGGCGGTGGCGCCATCGAGTTCGATCGTGACGGAGCCGCCGGTATTTACCGTAAGCGAGCCGACGTGCTGGATCGCGGGGGAGTTACCCGGGCTGTAAGTGCCGCCTGAGTTAACGATCACGGCCCCGCCGATGTCACCCCGGCCTTTAAGGGTGCCGGTGCCGCTGACGGTGACGTTACCCGCCGAGTGGCCACCGGCAGCGGTGCCGATCACCAAGGTGCCAGCAGTGACCGTGGCCGTCCCGCTAGAGGTGTTTAAGCCGGTCAGGGTGATCGATCCCGTGCCTGATTGATTAACCGTGGTGGTGCCGGTGATCGGCGTGGCGATGACCAGGTCGGTGCCGCCGGAGTTGAGGTAGTTCGTGGACAACGGGACGATAAAGCCGTCGTCATCGATGCGCGCCGCGACGTTGCCGAATTCGACAAACCGAAAAAGGCCCAACTGGGTGGCAGTCAGGCCGCCACTGGTGGTGCCAAAGCGCAGGGAGTTGGTGCCGACCTCGAAATGGCTTACCGAAAGCGTTGCGGAGTTCCAATCGAGCGCCGAACTGTTGGCAAACACCAGGGCCGCCGAGCCACTCAGGCTGAGCGCGGAGGAGGCATTGAGATCGAGTGTGCCGAGGGTTTGGCTAAAGACGCCTAGGTCCATGGTGCCTCCATTGAGCGTGAGGCTGGCGGCGGCGTTGATTTGATTGGCCGCGCCGAGTGAAACCGAGGCACCGCTGGCGATCACCACCGCCGAGGTGTTGACGAGCGCCGTAGTGCCCGGGTTGTTAAGCGCAAGCGTACCGGCTGAAACCGTGGTCGTGCCAGTGTACGTGTTGGTCCCGGTGAGCGTGAGGGTGCCGGAACTGGTTTTGGTGAGGCTGCTGCCGGTGCCAGTGATCACTCCGGCACTGGTGCCGCCACTCACGGTGAGCGCGGTGCCGGAACCCAAGTTAACCGTACCGCCGTTGAGCGTCGTGATGGCACTGGTGGCGCCGTTCAAGTTGGCGGTGCCGCCGGAGAGCGTGCCGATCGTCGCCACGCCACCCACCGTGGTTGTACCACCGGAGATGTTGGCGGTGAGGTTGCCGACCGAGGTCACCGTGCCAGCCGAGATGTCGCCGGTAACGATGCCGTTGCTGCCGAAGGTCGTGTTACCTGCGCCGCTCAGGCTGGCGAGCGTCACCGTGCCGGTCGAAGCACTGAAGTTAAGTGCGTTGGTCGTCGTGTTGGCGTTGCTGACTGCGCCGAGGGTTTGGCCCGCGTTGGCGAAGGTGGCTAAGCCGCTTGCACCCACTGTGAGCGCGTTGCCGCTGGCAAGGCTGCCGGCGCTACCGATTGCCAAGGAACCCGCGCTGACCGTGGTCGCGCCGGTGTAGGTGTTGTTACCGGAGAGAACTAGGTTGCCGGCCCCTGTCTTGGTGATGCCCAGGGCGTTGCCGCCGTCACCGATCGCTCCGGAGAAGGTCAGCTTTTCCGTTCCCACGGTAGAGCCGGTTAGAACGTTCAGGGTGTGGTTGCCACCGCTCAAAAGGATGGTGCCGGTGAAAGTCAGCGATTTCTCGCTGGCGATGGTGGCAAAGGGCGTGTCGGCGGAGATCGTGACGTTGTTGCCGATTGTCCGCGAAGCTGTGGTTCCCGCCCGAATCTGCGCGCCGGCGAGATTGACTGTGCCCGTGCCTAGGGCGCCGCTGGTCGGAGCACCAGCAGGGCCGGCGGAATCTACGTTGACGGCCACAAAACCACTGCCACCCAGTGTGGCCCCGCCGCTGAAGGTGTTGGCGTTGCCTAACACCAAATTTCCCGCTCCGGTTTTGCTTAAGGCGCCGGAACCGTCGATCAGTCCCACGGCCAACTGGCCGCTTGTGACGTCAAAAATGCCAGTGCCACCGGCAGCCATGGTGAACTTCTTGGTGGCTGTAACGACGTTGGTGTTAAAGCTCAGCGCGCCGCTCTTGCCGGTGCTGCCGAGTATCACCGAGGAGGTGCTGTTGCCCAGCACCCCATCCACTGCCGAGTTGTTGACCGTGCTCACCGAGATCGCGCCTTCCGCCACGGTGAGCTGACCGGTGAAGATATTGTTGCCGGAGAGGACCTGCGTGCCCGCGCCGGTTTTCGTGACCGTCAGGCCGGCTGCGCCATTGGCGATGACGCCGGAGTAGCTGTTCGACGCGCCGGTTTGGGGATTAAGGGTGAGCGCGGTAACTCCCGCGTAGCCGCCAGATGTGGTGGTGAAAATCGTGGAAAGGTCCTTATTGCCGGTTAAACCTCCAATAGTCAGTGTCGTCACCGTGGCTTGGAGGCCTGCGGTCGTGTTGCCGGTGATGCTGCTCGTCGTATCAATCGCGCTGTTTTGGAGCGCCAAGCTGTTCGAGAGGGTTAGGACACCTGCGCTCACAATGGTGGCGCCCGAGAAGGTGTTGGCCGCATTGAGGGTCGTCGTGCCCGAGCCGAGCTGGGTGAAAGAGCCGTTGCCCGTGATCGCCGCTCCACTGAAGTGGGTGCCCTGGGTCAGGCTGCCGGTGCTGTTGGCGGTCAGGTTGGCGTTGTTGGTGATCGCGCTGCTGGTGGACAAATGGCCGCCCGTGCCGATCGCAAGGGTGCCCCCGCTGATGATCGTCGCTCCGGTGTTGCTGTTGGTGCCGGTAAGAGTGAGCGTGCCCGCGCCGGACTTCGTCAGGGCCAGGCTGCCGGTGATGTTCCCGCTGTAGGTCGTGCTGGCGGTTTGGTTGATCGTAAGGGTGGCCGCGCTGCCGCTGTTGGTCACGAAACTGCCGCCGGTCCCAGAGCCTGCGCCGGTCCGCTGCAGGCCGGCCACGGTCTGGTTAAAGCCGTTCAGGTCGAAGATAGCGTCAACAGATGCATTTGAAGAATCCACGTCGAGCGTCGTCCCCGTTGGCAGGGTGTTTGCCGCGCCGAGCTTCAGGGTGCCCTGCACGACCTGCGTGTTTCCACTGTAGGTGTTACTGCCACTGGCGGAGGAAACGATGATTGTGGCGGCGGCGTTATTACCGCGGACCTGCAGAGGTTGGCTGCCGATTCCCTGGATCGCTCCACTGAGGGTAAGCGTGCCGTTATCGCCCGCGCCGACGCGGGATGACGATCCTAGAATCACCGTGCCGTTCCAAGTCGCCGAGGTATTCGCGGCCACGTTCAACGCTCCGAAAAAATCCCCCGAGCCAGTACCGTTGATCGTCACCGTTTCCCCGGTGACGTTGACTCCGTTGGCCAGCACCAGCGCGGCGCCGGTGGTGACGCTGTTGGTGCCGCCTGTCGTGCCCAGGGCATTGTTGTTGCTGACCACCAACCTCCCGGTCGAAACCGTGAGATTGCCGCTGAAGGTGTTGCTGCCGGAGAGGGTCAGCGTGCCGGTGCCCGCTTTACTCCAGTTAGTGGAGCCGGCAATTTCGGCGCTGATCTCCGCTGTGGAACTCGTTCCCACCGTGATCGAGGGCGTGGTGCCTGCCAGGGTGAGAATATTTGCTGCGCTGCCGTTGTTATCCAGGGTCCAACCGACGAAGGGAGTGGCCGTATCGGCGAACGTGAGCGCGGACAGCGTGCGCGCTCCGTCCAGGTGGACGATGTTGGCGCTGGTGATGTTCAGCGTGCTGAAGTCGGCAGTGAATCCGCTGCCGTCGGCCACGGTGCCGCCGGACCAGTTTGCCGTATTGCTCCAAAGGCCGCCGCTGGTCAACTGCGTCCATGTGCCGTTGGCGGCTTGCGTGGATGTGCTGGCTAGGAGCGAGATGGCGGCGATTGCGGAGATGAGCTGAGCGGTTCTGGAGTTAATGGCGCTCATGCGGTTATTGAGTGGCCTTGGTTTATTTGGCACTTCCAGTGGGTAGGTTAAACAAAATCACGCCGCCGCATTTTTTAATCGCGATTCCTAGGGTCGAAAAGTGGTTTAAATATAGGGAGCTTTCAAGAATCAAGTTTAGCGGACAACTGGTGAAAAAACCGAAAACTCATTATGCAAATGATGCAGCCTGCCTAGATGAAGTGCTGGAGAGGTTCCACGGCGCAAGCAGACAGACGCCCCGAATGCGGGAACTTTCGATGATCAGCAATGCCTCTTCGGCTGCAGAGCGCTCGATGTTGTAGCCGCAGGTGGCATTTGGCGGCCGCCTTTCGGCGCCGGTGCTTGGCCCAGCAACGACACGACGTGGCTCCAGGGCGTGAAGCTGCGCGCCTGCTTATCCACTCCGTGTTGGCGCGCCAACTTGGCCACCAGGTGCGTGGGAATCAGTTCGCCGACACCGCCGATTCATTGAACAGCTAAACACCTGAATACTAACAAAGGAGCGGAATAAGCGGGACAAGCCCCAGGAATTCATTTTGGCTGGGTGAATGATGCCGGCCGAAACGAACCCGTCGAACCCCCAAGGGGAGGTGATTTCGCTGCGCCACTTGCAGGTGCAGGTGCTAGACAGCCCCGAGTTAAACGCCCGAGCGCAGGGGCTGCTTGAGGAGCATCACTATCTGGGCGCGGTGAAACCGGTGGGCGAGCGGCTGCTGTACGCGGTGAGCGATGCGCAGGGCACCTGGGTGGCGGTGCTGGTGTTTGCGGCGGCGGCGCTGCACCTGCGCGGCCGGGAGGCGTGGATTGGCTGGAGTGGAGAACAGCGCCGACGCCGATTGGCGCTGGTGGTCAACAACGTGCGGTTCCTGCTGCTGCCCAAGCCGGCGGTGCCCAACTTGGGCTCGGCGGTTTTGAGCCGGGTGCTCGGCCGGCTCAGTGCCGACTGGCAGTCGCGTTACGAGCACCCCGTGCTCGTCGTGGAAACCTTCGTCGCCCCCGAGCGTTTTACGGGAAGTGTATACAAGGCATCCGGGTGGACCGAGTTGGGCCTGACCAAGGGCAACACGCGTAAGTCGCGCGATTACTACGAGCACCACGCCAAGCCCAAGCGCTTGTTTGTGCGCGAGCTGGAGCCCCGGGCCCGGAGAGCTCTTCAGGCAGGGCAGATCAAACCCTCGCTGGCTGCGGTGGAGGCGAAAGTTCCGGTGCGAAGTACCCTGAACCTAAATCCGGCAATAGAAACTAGCCAAAAATCACGCAGGTGATTGTTTGGCTGTCATATGCCGCCGTTTTTACCGCCGGAAAAAGCTCACCCCGAGGGTGAGTCAGAAAACCCTGATCACAAGGCAACGCCAAGCGATGCCGCCGAGGTGTTGATTGTGGATACACCCGGAGGACGTTTTCGTGCGCAGTTCGCCCCAGAGTTGCCGGTGAGCCCCTTGGGGGCACTGGTGTTTTTCACGCAGTACTTGTGTGCGACAGGAGGCTTCGAGGCACTGGTTGCGGACACGCCGCTTTGTTACAGCAGCAACCGCGCACACCGCCCTCGCGACGTGATTGGAACCCTGCTTTTGGGGATGCTCTCCGGGCACTATCGCTACGCGCACCTCGCGGCCCTGCGCGGCGACGACATTGCCCCGAGCCTGCTCGGACTTAAGTCGATTGTCAGCGAGGATTGTGTGCGCCGGGCGCTGGCTCGCATCGGTGCCGAGCAGGGGCAGGACTGGTTGCGGCGTCACCTCGACCAAACCTGTCATGGGTTTTTGGATAACCAGTGGATCCTCGACATCGATGTCACCATCAAGCCCATCTATGGACGTCAGGAAGGTGCCAGCATCGGCTATAACCCGCAAAAGCCCGGACGCCCCAGCCACGCCTACCACACCTACTGGATCGCCACCTTGCGCCTGTGTCTGGACGTGGAGGTGCACCCCGGCGATCAATCCGCCGCCGGACATGGTTTTGCGGGGCTGTGGGCGCTCATCGACCGACTGCCAGCCGAGCGCCGGCCCCATCTTTTGCGCGGTGACTGCGCCTATGGCCAGGAGGCGCTGCTCAGTGAAGCTGAAGCGCGTAAACTCAACTATTTGTTCAAACTGCGCCGCACCGCCAAGGCCCGCGAGCTGGTGGCCGCGCTTGAACGCACCACCACCACCGCTTGGACCGACGCCGGACAAGGCTGGCAGGGCTGCGAAAGCTGCCTGCGCCTGCAAGGCTGGAACCGGGCCCGACGTGTGGTGGTCTTGCGCCGTCGCCTCAACGACCAACGCCACCCCCGGGCCCGCCGCCGCCTCGTGCGCGAGCAAGCCGACCACGCTTTGCTGCTGAACATCCCCGACGCGGCCGCCTGCGAGCCGATCATCTACGAACATCAGATCCTCGTTACGAGCCTGCCCTACGAGATCCTTACCCTTGCCACCCTGTATCGGGAACGTGGGGGCGCGGAAAACCCCTTCGACGAGCTCAAGAACCAGTGGAGCTGGTCGGGGTTTACCTCCCAGGAGCTAAACTCCTGTCAGCACGCCGCGCGTTTGGCCGCACTGGTTTACAACTGGTGGACGCTCTATCACCGCCTGCTTCAACCCGGTCAGCACCACGAGGCGGTGAGTACACGTCCCCGTCTGCTCTGCGGAGCGACCCGGCAGAGCGAACACTCCGGTCAACGCCGCCTGGACGTGCGCTTGAGCCATGCCGAGGCACCTCGCCTGAGTGAACTCATCACAAAGCTGGCCAGATGGTTACATGGTATCCTTCATAATGCGGAGCAATGGAGTGTCGCCCAGCGCTGGGGGCAAATCGTAGCGAGGATTTT belongs to Opitutus sp. and includes:
- a CDS encoding autotransporter domain-containing protein, whose translation is MSAINSRTAQLISAIAAISLLASTSTQAANGTWTQLTSGGLWSNTANWSGGTVADGSGFTADFSTLNITSANIVHLDGARTLSALTFADTATPFVGWTLDNNGSAANILTLAGTTPSITVGTSSTAEISAEIAGSTNWSKAGTGTLTLSGSNTFSGNLTVSTGRLVVSNNNALGTTGGTNSVTTGAALVLANGVNVTGETVTINGTGSGDFFGALNVAANTSATWNGTVILGSSSRVGAGDNGTLTLSGAIQGIGSQPLQVRGNNAAATIIVSSASGSNTYSGNTQVVQGTLKLGAANTLPTGTTLDVDSSNASVDAIFDLNGFNQTVAGLQRTGAGSGTGGSFVTNSGSAATLTINQTASTTYSGNITGSLALTKSGAGTLTLTGTNSNTGATIISGGTLAIGTGGHLSTSSAITNNANLTANSTGSLTQGTHFSGAAITGNGSFTQLGSGTTTLNAANTFSGATIVSAGVLTLSNSLALQNSAIDTTSSITGNTTAGLQATVTTLTIGGLTGNKDLSTIFTTTSGGYAGVTALTLNPQTGASNSYSGVIANGAAGLTVTKTGAGTQVLSGNNIFTGQLTVAEGAISVSTVNNSAVDGVLGNSTSSVILGSTGKSGALSFNTNVVTATKKFTMAAGGTGIFDVTSGQLAVGLIDGSGALSKTGAGNLVLGNANTFSGGATLGGSGFVAVNVDSAGPAGAPTSGALGTGTVNLAGAQIRAGTTASRTIGNNVTISADTPFATIASEKSLTFTGTILLSGGNHTLNVLTGSTVGTEKLTFSGAIGDGGNALGITKTGAGNLVLSGNNTYTGATTVSAGSLAIGSAGSLASGNALTVGASGLATFANAGQTLGAVSNANTTTNALNFSASTGTVTLASLSGAGNTTFGSNGIVTGDISAGTVTSVGNLTANISGGTTTVGGVATIGTLSGGTANLNGATSAITTLNGGTVNLGSGTALTVSGGTSAGVITGTGSSLTKTSSGTLTLTGTNTYTGTTTVSAGTLALNNPGTTALVNTSAVVIASGASVSLGAANQINAAASLTLNGGTMDLGVFSQTLGTLDLNASSALSLSGSAALVFANSSALDWNSATLSVSHFEVGTNSLRFGTTSGGLTATQLGLFRFVEFGNVAARIDDDGFIVPLSTNYLNSGGTDLVIATPITGTTTVNQSGTGSITLTGLNTSSGTATVTAGTLVIGTAAGGHSAGNVTVSGTGTLKGRGDIGGAVIVNSGGTYSPGNSPAIQHVGSLTVNTGGSVTIELDGATAGTGAGFHDQVISAGAVTLTGGTLIGQTIFTGSSVPAYVPTLGAVHAVITGSAVTGKFTSYTFDPDDNAAGITWLPEYTATAVNLYAVPSDYATAVPGLNANQTQVGAALQSLRNLGLKFELDQRTTMDDRATLFNGLKTQTAAGLRTAYDQLTPEKLTALAASTFQSASILNSSLQQRSAEIRRYGPASVSLNGVARPAAAEAAQVETVIEDGVHYRVAKAKPQKRYGYFASATGAFAAVDGSVDRLGSFSQTGAATAGVDYAINQNQTVGLVVSQALADTDFSANSGSARTTTSRVGLFHDYHNAGFFMNTSVSAGFSDYDSKRKIAFLNQTASGETQGFSCGGQLSTGYDFKVGNYIMGPTASVAYDHAHINGFDETGSAADLRVGRQNADSLTTRLGVHVSRPFVANKIGWIPDLSLSASRQSFNPNSITARLAAGGDAFRVNPQAGGSEYINPGASLSAVLPTGWTVRLSYDAILNPQSAEYRVNLSVGAGF
- a CDS encoding DUF4338 domain-containing protein, encoding MMPAETNPSNPQGEVISLRHLQVQVLDSPELNARAQGLLEEHHYLGAVKPVGERLLYAVSDAQGTWVAVLVFAAAALHLRGREAWIGWSGEQRRRRLALVVNNVRFLLLPKPAVPNLGSAVLSRVLGRLSADWQSRYEHPVLVVETFVAPERFTGSVYKASGWTELGLTKGNTRKSRDYYEHHAKPKRLFVRELEPRARRALQAGQIKPSLAAVEAKVPVRSTLNLNPAIETSQKSRR
- a CDS encoding transposase; the encoded protein is MPPFLPPEKAHPEGESENPDHKATPSDAAEVLIVDTPGGRFRAQFAPELPVSPLGALVFFTQYLCATGGFEALVADTPLCYSSNRAHRPRDVIGTLLLGMLSGHYRYAHLAALRGDDIAPSLLGLKSIVSEDCVRRALARIGAEQGQDWLRRHLDQTCHGFLDNQWILDIDVTIKPIYGRQEGASIGYNPQKPGRPSHAYHTYWIATLRLCLDVEVHPGDQSAAGHGFAGLWALIDRLPAERRPHLLRGDCAYGQEALLSEAEARKLNYLFKLRRTAKARELVAALERTTTTAWTDAGQGWQGCESCLRLQGWNRARRVVVLRRRLNDQRHPRARRRLVREQADHALLLNIPDAAACEPIIYEHQILVTSLPYEILTLATLYRERGGAENPFDELKNQWSWSGFTSQELNSCQHAARLAALVYNWWTLYHRLLQPGQHHEAVSTRPRLLCGATRQSEHSGQRRLDVRLSHAEAPRLSELITKLARWLHGILHNAEQWSVAQRWGQIVARILQENFPVLGPEPPLATAPS